From the genome of Spinacia oleracea cultivar Varoflay chromosome 2, BTI_SOV_V1, whole genome shotgun sequence, one region includes:
- the LOC110791355 gene encoding putative F-box protein At3g16210: MASISQISLSIAPTNKSTSEIVRRRKNAKFEKVDKQKSYTDLPTVLLTEIVCRLSASSLYKILKIPSSLRNKEFHSIISDPRFPELFKSYDNNTSNVHPCSLVAYNQDANMFLIEFDSDRNFVLTQLNTDFISKVMRKKFVSPYLDYKVLGSCNGCLLVSLGYHIRHHRGTLSTCESIALVNPLTHRYVRIPRPSISSKSNRYAFDYVPNIGKYKVMRFCDDDYESFTVSESKWSKPQWVRNRKPNYSTYIKNQIFEGGIEPVVFKGSSYWVVDEMSNILKLDMDKEEFELIPTPWSVYKTLFCDAVLSVLNDSLCMVFVLSEVFDIWVMNHNNINNQVKEPWTKFMTIPDPSFSIQTSFEIIRVFDNGNIVILAPDKKKPEQKKVYVYDTKQKKMIQEKVIQIQGMGILSVRKVEPSFLSITHHPQP, encoded by the exons ATGGCATCGATATCCCAAATTAGTTTAAGCATCGCACCCACAAACAAATCGACATCCGAAATTGTTAGACGTAGGAAGAACGCGAAGTTTGAAAAGGTTGATAAACAAAAAAGTTATACGGATCTTCCAACAGTTCTGTTAACAGAGATTGTGTGCAGGCTTTCAGCTAGTAGTCTGTACAAAATTCTGAAAATCCCATCTTCGTTACGAAATAAGGAGTTTCACAGTATAATTTCGGACCCAAGGTTTCCTGAGTTGTTCAAAAGCTACGATAATAATACAAGTAATGTTCATCCATGCAGTTTGGTAGCTTATAACCAAGATGCGAATATGtttttgattgagtttgataGTGATCGTAACTTTGTATTGACCCAACTTAACACTGATTTTATTAGTAAAGTTATGAGAAAGAAATTTGTATCGCCTTACTTGGACTATAAAGTATTGGGTTCGTGCAACGGTTGCCTTCTTGTAAGCTTAGGATATCACATTCGTCATCATCGCGGTACTTTATCTACTTGTGAGTCCATTGCCCTTGTTAATCCTCTCACTCACCGTTATGTCCGTATTCCTCGTCCATCCATCTCTTCCAAATCCAACAG GTATGCATTTGATTATGTTCCGAACATAGGAAAGTATAAGGTGATGAGATTTTGTGATGACGACTATGAGAGCTTCACCGTAAGCGAAAGCAAGTGGTCAAAACCGCAATGGGTAAGAAACAGAAAGCCGAATTACAGCACGTACATCAAGAACCAAATATTTGAAGGTGGTATAGAACCGGTGGTGTTTAAGGGTTCGTCATACTGGGTTGTAGATGAAATGAGTAATATTCTAAAGTTGGACATGGACAAGGAGGAGTTTGAGTTAATCCCTACACCTTGGTCGGtctacaaaactttattttGCGACGCAGTTTTGAGCGTCTTAAATGACTCCTTGTGTATGGTATTCGTGTTATCTGAGGTCTTCGATATATGGGTGATGAATCATAATAACATCAATAATCAAGTTAAAGAGCCTTGGACTAAGTTTATGACGATACCTGATCCTAGCTTTTCTATTCAAACATCCTTTGAGATTATTCGAGTTTTTGACAATGGCAACATTGTCATTCTTGCGCCAGACAAAAAGAAGCCAGAACAAAAGAAGGTCTATGTTTATGATACCAAACAGAAGAAGATGATACAAGAAAAGGTTATTCAGATACAAGGGATGGGGATTTTATCTGTTCGGAAAGTTGAGCCTAGTTTCTTATCTATAACACATCACCCTCAACCTTAA